The sequence GCAATTATAGCTACACATTCTGCAGTTATGGCTCGAGAAGTAGTTAGGAGTGGAGTCAAAATATTGCGAGAGAAAGCCGGAGTAACGAAAAATGATATGCCACGAATAGAAACTTATGGTGAGTCATTGGATGCAATTGTTGGCGAAGTTTTTGACGATTATTTTCAGGATAGGCCATATGAAATAGAGTTAGAGGAACTATTAAAAAAAGAAGATCTGAATGAGGTGCTGGATAAATATTCGGAGAACCTTGGTGATGAAGCATTGGCATATTTGACATCAAAACTTCCATATAAAAATGATGAAAATGAAGATGACGAGTATATCAAAATGGAGCCAATTTGATGAAATTTTTGTTTCACGATAAATTAACTAATGATACAACATGGGTTGAGTCGGTAAATGGCTGCAAGAAAAAAAATATTAATGAGTTTAATTTATTAAAACCAAGGATTATTACAGCATATCAGATATATGATACATTGATATCCAATTTTGAAACTTCTTTACCTCCTGGTATTTTTTCTTCCAGTTGGGGGGTTGTAAGTCCTGGAAAAATGCTGATGATAGATTATTATGAAACACCCCCAAAAGACTTGGCCGCACTAATGTCCACCAGGCGTAGAGATCATGGTTTAAATGAATGTCCGTATTGCGGAAATCCTAAATCACCTGATACCTTAGATCATTTCATCCCTAAAGATCTCTGGTCTGAATTTAGTATTTACCCAGACAACCTTGTACCGCAATGTAGAGAATGTGCCCCGATAAAAGGGGAGAAATATTACAGCACAGAAAAACGAAGTGCAATGTATATACATCCTATTTTTTTTGATTTGATTTCAAGGGTAGGTTTTAAAATCATTGTCAATTTTGAAGATGGTCGTTTTAGCTATGATGTAAGATGTCTTATTATTTCTAATGTTACGCCGGAAGAGAAAAGTAGAATTCAACTACATTTAAAAAGTTTAGATGTGAAAGATAGAGTTTTGAGATATTGCTCAAAAACGACATCTCACTGGCTTAAGATTCAAAAGAAAAATGTGAATGATATTAAGGAATCGTTTAAAATGCGCATTAGAGAAAATGGAGATAGGACTCATGATAATTGGAAGGTTGCATTATATAAAGGATATCATTGATAATGAAAATGCCTTAACGTACTTCAATTCTTTATGTCCAGAGCATCACGAGGCACGCGAGAGTATTGTTATTGATGAGATAGAAATATAAATCTTAATAATAAACTATTCAAGATTTTTTGAAGATGGTGTTGGTAAGTATATTTAATTAACATTAATTTTTTAACTATACTCTCCATTAATCATAAAATCTAAATGAGAATGTGATTTGAATTACGCCGGGTTCCCCCGGCCAAATAGATTACAAATAGCGCGAGGTGAGATGTTCGCGGAAGTAGCGGATATTCAGATCTTCGCCCGTCGCCTGGGTGATTAATTGCGACGTGCTGAAGCGGCTGCCGTGCTGCCAGATGTTCTGACGCAGCCACTCAAACAGGGCCGAAAAATCGCCCTCGGCGATAGAGGCCTGTAGCCCCGGCAGGGCGGTTTTTGCGGCATGGAACAACTGTGCAGCATACATAGCGCCCAGCGTGTATGACGGGAAATAACCAAACCCACCGTCGGTCCAGTGGATATCCTGCATACAGCCGTTGCGATAGTTGTCTTTGGTTGATAACCCGAGCCAGGCCTGCATTTTTTCATCCCACAGGGCGGGAATATCGTCCACCTCGATCTCGCCGTTAATCAGCGCACGCTCAATTTCATAGCGCAGCACCACGTGGGCCGGGTAGCTCACTTCGTCTGCATCAACGCGGATGTAACCTGGCTTCACGCGCTGGTTCCAGGCGATAAAGTTCTCTTCGCTGAAGGCGGCCTGGCTACCAAAGCGGGCGTGAACGGCAGGGAGCAGATGCTTCAGGAAAGCCTCGCTGCGTCCCAGCTGCATTTCAAAAAACAGGCTCTGAGATTCGTGGATGGCGGTTGAACGCGCCAGCGCCACGGGTTGTCCTGCCCAGGCTCGCGGCAGGTTTTGCTCGTAGCGCGCGTGTCCGGTTTCGTGGATCACGCCAAACAGCGCGCTGAGCAGCTCGTCCTCGTCATAGCGCGTGGTGATACGCACATCTTCCGGCACGCCGCCGCAGAACGGGTGGGCACTGACGTCCAGACGACCGCCGTTAAAATCGAAGCCGAGCATCTTCATGGCTTCCAGTCCGAGTTCACGCTGGGTAGCCGTCGGGAAAGGGCCTTGTGGCGGGACGAACGACCGCTGAGCCTGTTTTTCCACCACGTTCGCCAGCAGGTCCGGCAGCCAGGTTTTCATATCACCAAACAGCACGTCCAAGCGCGCGCTGGTCATGTCCGGTTCGAAAATATCCAGCAGGGCATCGTACGGGGTACAGCCTTTGGCCTCGGCGCGAAGACGGGCTTCTTCACGGCTGAGTTTGACGACGTCTTTTAGATTGGCGGAAAAACCCTGCCAGTCGTTAGCGGGACGCTGAGTACGCCAGGCGTGCTCACACTTGCTGCCCGCCAGCGATTTGGCTTCAACCAGCGATTCCGGCAGCAGGGTCGCCTGCTGGTAGTGGCGCGTCATTTCACGCAGGTTAGCCTGTTCGACGTCATTCAGATCTTCCTCTGCCGCTGCGGTCAGCCATTCGCCCACTTTTTTATCGGTAAGGAGCTGGTGCTGCAGGACGCTCATTTCCGCCAGCGCTTCACCGCGCGCGGCACTGCCGCCGGGCGGCATCATGGTAAACATGTCCCAGCTGGCGATGGAGGAGAGATGCGAGAAGCGGGAGAGGCGCTGGAAGGTTTTCACAAGTGACTGATAGGCGGATGGATTTTGCAATTCTTATTTCCTCTTGCCAGGGATGTGTTTCAGGGAGCATACAATGAAACAGGCCAAATTCCCCAACATTTCCTCCGTGGAAACCGTCTTCCGGAAGTCCGGGAGACGGTTCTCAGTGGGCACTTATGCCTTATCACGCATAACCTGTTGCAGGATCGCCAGCGCCTGGGTGAACTGGGCATCCGGAATGGTCAACGGATAAAGGAAGCGGATCACGTTTCCGTACTGGCCACAGATCAGTAACAGAAGGCCCCGGGAAAGTGCCTTTTGCTGAATCGCCTGCGCGATGGCGGCCGACGGTTCACGGCTCTCGGGATCAAAAAACTCTGCCGCAATCATCGATCCTCTTCCTCTTATCGCCACGAGCGCAGGGAAGGTGCCCTGAATCTCCTCCAGCGTGGCGCTCAGTCGATCGCCCAGGTGACAGGCGCGCGCGCACAGTGACTCGTTGTCGATAATATTCAGCACCGCGTGCGCGGCGGCCACCGCAAGCGGATTGCCTGCATAGGTTCCCCGAGTCCACCGGGGGCTGGTGCATCCATGATCTCAGCGCGGCCCACCACGCCGGACAGCGGCATTCCGCCAGCCAGGCTTTTGGCCATCGTCATCAGGTCAGGCTTGTCAGCGTAGTGGTCCATGGCAAACAGCTTACCGGTACGGGCGAAACCGCTCTGCACTTCATCGGCAATCATCACGATCCCGTGCTCATCACAGATGCGGCGGATGGCGGCCACCAGCTCTGGCGGCGCGACGTTGAATCCGCCTTCACCCTGAATAGGTTCAAAAATAATCGCCGCTACCTGTTTCGCCTCAATATCTGCTTTGAACAGGCGCTCTATCGCCGTGATGGCATCCTGCGTCGTGATGCCGTGCAGCTCGGAGGGATACGGTACGTGATAAACGGACCCGGGGAAGGGGCCAAATCCCAGCTTATAAGGCGCGACCTTGCCGGTTAACGCCATGGTCATATAGGTTCGGCCGTGAAAACCTCCCCCAAAGGCAATCACGCCAGGCCTGCCGGTGTGGGCCCGGGCGATTTTAATGGCATTTTCCACCGCTTCCGCGCCCGTCGTGAAGAACGCGGTTTTAGCCGGGCCCTGTACCGGGGCCAGCTCGTTAAGTTTTTCGGCCAGGGAAACGTAGCTTTCATATGGCACAATCTGGTAGGCCGTGTGGGTGAACTGGTGCAGCTGTTTTTCCACTGCGGCCACCATTTCAGGATGACGATGGCCGGTATTCAGTACCGCGATCCCGGCGGCGAAATCAATATAGTCATTGCCTTCCACGTCGGTAAGCGTGGCATTCTCCGCCGTGCGGGCAAAGAAATTACACATTACGCCTACGCCGCGCGGGGTGGCCGAAAGTCTGCGCTGATGAAATTCCTGGTTACTCATGTCAGATACCCTTTTGTCGAAATGATCAAACGCCAAGACGATCGCGCAGGCTGTAATACGCCGCGCCCATCGCCGTAAATGGAATCCGCAGGCTGCGACCGCCCGGGAAGGGGTAGTGCGGGAGGTTGGCAAACGCATCAAAGCGCTCTGCGTCACCGCGCAGCAGTTCCGAAATCAGCCGTCCGGCCAGGTGGGTGCAGGTCACGCCGTGGCCGCTGTAGCCCTGCATGTAGTAGATGTTTTTATCCAGACGACCAAACTGCGGCATGCGCGACAGGGTCAGCAGGAAGTTGCCCGTCCAGCGGTAGTCGATTTTGACCCCTGCCAGCTGAGGGAAGGTTTTCAGCAGCTTTGGCATCACCAGACGCTCGACATCGTCCGGATCGCGCGCGCCATAGACTACGCCACCGCCGTACAGCAGGCGGTTGTCGGCGGTGAGCCGGTAGTAGTCCAGCAGGTAGTTGCAATCTTC comes from Enterobacter kobei and encodes:
- a CDS encoding carboxypeptidase M32, translating into MQNPSAYQSLVKTFQRLSRFSHLSSIASWDMFTMMPPGGSAARGEALAEMSVLQHQLLTDKKVGEWLTAAAEEDLNDVEQANLREMTRHYQQATLLPESLVEAKSLAGSKCEHAWRTQRPANDWQGFSANLKDVVKLSREEARLRAEAKGCTPYDALLDIFEPDMTSARLDVLFGDMKTWLPDLLANVVEKQAQRSFVPPQGPFPTATQRELGLEAMKMLGFDFNGGRLDVSAHPFCGGVPEDVRITTRYDEDELLSALFGVIHETGHARYEQNLPRAWAGQPVALARSTAIHESQSLFFEMQLGRSEAFLKHLLPAVHARFGSQAAFSEENFIAWNQRVKPGYIRVDADEVSYPAHVVLRYEIERALINGEIEVDDIPALWDEKMQAWLGLSTKDNYRNGCMQDIHWTDGGFGYFPSYTLGAMYAAQLFHAAKTALPGLQASIAEGDFSALFEWLRQNIWQHGSRFSTSQLITQATGEDLNIRYFREHLTSRYL
- a CDS encoding HNH endonuclease, with the translated sequence MKFLFHDKLTNDTTWVESVNGCKKKNINEFNLLKPRIITAYQIYDTLISNFETSLPPGIFSSSWGVVSPGKMLMIDYYETPPKDLAALMSTRRRDHGLNECPYCGNPKSPDTLDHFIPKDLWSEFSIYPDNLVPQCRECAPIKGEKYYSTEKRSAMYIHPIFFDLISRVGFKIIVNFEDGRFSYDVRCLIISNVTPEEKSRIQLHLKSLDVKDRVLRYCSKTTSHWLKIQKKNVNDIKESFKMRIRENGDRTHDNWKVALYKGYH
- a CDS encoding AAA family ATPase, yielding MHLSSGQLMYAYMIPAIVSEMKDESLLILDDPELYLHPTLEMGLIKMLKSLLKDSSSYAIIATHSAVMAREVVRSGVKILREKAGVTKNDMPRIETYGESLDAIVGEVFDDYFQDRPYEIELEELLKKEDLNEVLDKYSENLGDEALAYLTSKLPYKNDENEDDEYIKMEPI